The following are encoded together in the Roseobacter denitrificans OCh 114 genome:
- a CDS encoding DUF2182 domain-containing protein, whose translation MHGIMRSTLWLGFFGAILAAWWVMYAMAIDMDVDMLGRPGEMGARMAAMDPRMPMYMPMANFGPLFWMWAVMMAAMMLPTLVPTLRAYEDLMTSATGTRAGWSGVLLGYFIVWVAFAALITGVQLALLFGGVIDMLGIAKSPWVAGGLLILVGAFQFTRTKEVCHGVCHSPMMYFLGHWRTGFAGGLRMGLGLGAFCVGCCWGFMALGFVGGVMNLAWMGLATLFMVIEKLPQIGHYVTKPMGFVLIIAGIAVLGWPVFSGG comes from the coding sequence GTGCACGGTATTATGCGCTCCACCCTCTGGCTTGGTTTTTTCGGTGCCATTCTGGCGGCGTGGTGGGTGATGTATGCGATGGCGATTGACATGGATGTGGATATGCTGGGGCGTCCGGGTGAAATGGGCGCGCGTATGGCCGCGATGGATCCGCGCATGCCGATGTATATGCCGATGGCGAACTTCGGGCCGCTGTTCTGGATGTGGGCCGTGATGATGGCGGCGATGATGCTGCCGACGCTGGTGCCGACGCTGCGCGCCTATGAGGACCTGATGACCAGTGCCACGGGCACGCGGGCCGGGTGGTCCGGCGTGCTGCTGGGATATTTCATCGTCTGGGTTGCCTTTGCCGCGCTGATCACGGGGGTGCAGCTGGCGCTGCTGTTTGGCGGCGTGATTGACATGCTGGGCATCGCGAAAAGCCCTTGGGTGGCAGGGGGCTTGCTGATCCTTGTGGGAGCTTTCCAGTTCACCCGCACCAAGGAGGTTTGCCATGGCGTATGTCATTCCCCGATGATGTATTTTCTGGGCCATTGGCGGACGGGTTTCGCGGGGGGCTTGCGCATGGGGCTGGGACTTGGTGCCTTTTGCGTGGGATGTTGTTGGGGGTTCATGGCGCTTGGCTTTGTCGGCGGCGTGATGAACCTTGCATGGATGGGTCTTGCGACACTGTTCATGGTCATCGAAAAACTGCCCCAGATCGGGCATTACGTCACAAAACCAATGGGGTTTGTCCTGATCATCGCGGGGATCGCGGTGTTGGGCTGGCCCGTCTTTTCGGGAGGATAA
- a CDS encoding DUF1326 domain-containing protein — translation MAKNRRADADRLPISQRIDQRMPNPKRRQSSPTEWAIKGELFLNCSCTVFCPCVVSLGAHPPTEGHCHAWMAIAIDEGHFEGEDLAGLNIGLLVDIPGRMGEGNWKVAAYVDERASGKAYNGILQIFSGAAGGTTGLFTMLVSEIIGAERAPVEIVREGNRRSIMIGRKIQGEIEMLAGKDPEHPVMVSNSKYWMGPDIIAATGLKSRVRDYGRVWDFGGKSAEICPIDWKGPKP, via the coding sequence ATGGCGAAGAACAGAAGGGCGGATGCGGATCGGTTGCCGATCAGTCAGCGCATTGATCAACGAATGCCGAACCCGAAGCGTCGGCAAAGCAGCCCGACCGAATGGGCGATCAAGGGCGAGTTGTTTCTCAACTGCTCCTGCACGGTATTTTGTCCCTGTGTCGTCAGCCTTGGCGCACACCCGCCCACCGAGGGGCATTGTCATGCGTGGATGGCCATCGCCATCGACGAAGGGCACTTTGAGGGCGAAGACCTCGCCGGCCTCAATATCGGTCTGCTCGTGGACATCCCCGGTCGCATGGGGGAGGGCAACTGGAAGGTTGCCGCCTATGTGGATGAACGCGCCAGTGGCAAGGCCTATAACGGTATCCTGCAGATCTTTTCGGGTGCTGCGGGCGGCACCACGGGGCTGTTCACCATGCTGGTCAGCGAGATCATCGGCGCGGAACGTGCGCCGGTTGAGATCGTGCGCGAGGGCAACCGCCGCTCCATCATGATCGGGCGCAAGATACAGGGCGAGATCGAGATGCTGGCGGGCAAGGATCCGGAGCATCCGGTGATGGTCAGCAATTCCAAATACTGGATGGGTCCGGATATCATCGCGGCCACGGGGCTCAAAAGCCGGGTGCGGGATTATGGCCGCGTCTGGGACTTTGGCGGTAAATCGGCGGAAATCTGTCCGATCGACTGGAAAGGCCCCAAGCCGTGA
- a CDS encoding DinB family protein has product MIDSRYVQTMARYNSWQNNQLMPVLEAMSHAELTKDRGAFFGSLMATANHLLWGDILWMSRFDPSVQPPQVGGADSTKLHPKIMSWAADRFRMDGKIRFWADGLRAVDLIGDITWYSGSQERDITTPLATAIVHFFNHQTHHRGQIHAMLTASGRKAPVSDLVFMPQDA; this is encoded by the coding sequence GTGATCGACTCGCGCTATGTGCAAACCATGGCGCGCTACAACAGCTGGCAGAACAACCAACTGATGCCGGTGTTGGAGGCCATGTCGCATGCAGAGCTGACCAAGGATCGCGGGGCGTTCTTTGGCAGCCTTATGGCGACCGCGAACCATCTGCTGTGGGGCGACATCCTGTGGATGAGCCGTTTTGACCCGTCCGTGCAGCCACCGCAGGTGGGCGGGGCGGACAGCACGAAACTGCATCCCAAGATCATGTCATGGGCGGCGGATCGCTTCCGTATGGATGGCAAGATCCGGTTCTGGGCCGATGGCTTGCGCGCTGTCGATCTGATCGGCGACATAACGTGGTACTCGGGCAGTCAGGAGCGCGACATAACTACGCCGCTTGCAACAGCCATTGTTCATTTTTTCAACCACCAGACCCATCACCGTGGTCAGATCCATGCGATGCTGACCGCTTCGGGGCGCAAAGCTCCGGT